In a genomic window of Vibrio gigantis:
- a CDS encoding AraC family transcriptional regulator has translation MDLLSQLMEHFSIRTGVFYSGNLCGVSSFNAQQGKEGHLHVLSAGELSLSSAHTEHRQLSQPCIVYLPNSTPHAIEGVGDGAEVVCANVEYRSGQMNPLLSALPDVIVIPFADAPNLMPVIEVLSNESSQDSSGQQYLMDKLSDALMALIFRHLIEQQKIDSGVFSALAHPRLASVVTAIHRLPARHYSIAEMASLAAMSRTQFIEAFKREVGETPGDYVQKWRVSVAQSLLLQNKPINWVADEVGYNSYSGFSRAFQHVAGVSPRLWLKQNVS, from the coding sequence ATGGATCTGCTTTCACAATTAATGGAACACTTCTCGATACGTACAGGCGTTTTCTATTCAGGGAACTTGTGTGGGGTGTCGTCATTTAACGCGCAACAAGGTAAAGAGGGGCACCTTCATGTACTGAGTGCGGGGGAGTTGAGCTTGTCTAGTGCTCACACAGAACACAGGCAACTGTCGCAACCTTGTATTGTTTATCTGCCGAATAGCACACCACATGCGATTGAAGGTGTGGGAGACGGTGCGGAGGTCGTATGTGCGAACGTAGAGTATCGCTCAGGGCAGATGAACCCATTATTGTCTGCGCTTCCTGATGTGATAGTGATTCCGTTTGCGGACGCACCTAACTTAATGCCAGTGATCGAAGTGTTATCTAACGAGTCGAGCCAAGACTCGTCGGGGCAGCAGTACTTAATGGACAAGTTGAGTGACGCTTTGATGGCTTTGATTTTTCGTCATCTTATTGAGCAACAGAAAATTGATAGCGGTGTTTTCTCGGCTCTTGCACACCCTCGATTGGCTTCTGTGGTGACGGCCATTCATCGATTACCCGCTCGTCATTACTCGATTGCCGAAATGGCGTCATTGGCCGCGATGTCTCGTACTCAGTTTATTGAAGCATTTAAACGAGAAGTGGGTGAAACGCCGGGAGATTATGTGCAAAAGTGGCGAGTATCAGTGGCTCAATCGCTGTTATTGCAAAATAAGCCCATCAATTGGGTTGCCGATGAAGTGGGTTACAATAGCTACTCAGGATTCTCACGTGCCTTTCAACATGTTGCGGGTGTGTCGCCGCGCCTTTGGCTAAAGCAAAATGTGTCGTGA
- a CDS encoding acyltransferase — protein sequence MSSVQHTPSQHIASIEFGRVIAILAIIGLHGQMALTYWQIDEVPWIGYVLNQTARFAVPLFFLISGYLIQPKLTASPWQTVINYSKPLLKVWVVWSIICLVMPFNLAKVEELGYLGERQGYWGFLMSTPLNSFLEGGLVHLWFIPALVCAVLIIALMVEMKLDKLLLPAAILLYVYGVLAGSYASLTDLSAPFFTRNGPFFSTLMVTLGFLIRQHQWKVSSTKALGLLALGMLIHFAEAVWLTTFDVGFNMHDFLFGTALWGMGVFMWLLANPNIGNYAWVRAISNRMLGIYVSHLLIIILLFNVCGVLGITELTKDVTVFFGTVLLSFGLVVGIEKTPLRHVLLR from the coding sequence ATGTCTTCCGTTCAACATACGCCTTCACAACACATCGCCAGTATCGAGTTTGGCCGAGTGATTGCTATTTTGGCGATCATTGGTTTACACGGCCAAATGGCACTCACTTATTGGCAAATAGATGAAGTGCCTTGGATCGGTTATGTGCTCAACCAAACCGCTCGTTTTGCGGTACCTTTGTTCTTCCTAATCTCCGGTTACCTTATTCAGCCCAAGTTGACTGCATCCCCGTGGCAGACCGTCATCAATTACTCGAAACCGCTGCTCAAGGTTTGGGTGGTATGGAGCATCATTTGCCTAGTCATGCCATTCAATCTCGCGAAGGTTGAAGAGTTAGGTTACTTAGGCGAACGCCAAGGTTACTGGGGCTTTTTAATGAGCACACCCCTCAACTCTTTCTTAGAGGGGGGATTGGTGCATTTATGGTTTATTCCTGCTCTGGTTTGTGCCGTTTTAATTATCGCTTTGATGGTCGAAATGAAACTCGACAAGCTGCTATTGCCAGCGGCTATTCTACTCTACGTCTATGGTGTTTTAGCGGGCAGTTACGCGAGCTTAACCGATCTAAGCGCTCCATTTTTCACGCGCAATGGTCCGTTCTTTAGCACGTTAATGGTGACCTTAGGCTTCCTTATTCGTCAGCATCAGTGGAAAGTGTCCTCAACTAAAGCGTTGGGGTTATTGGCGTTAGGCATGCTCATTCACTTTGCTGAGGCGGTATGGCTAACTACGTTCGACGTCGGATTCAACATGCATGATTTCTTGTTTGGTACGGCACTATGGGGAATGGGCGTGTTTATGTGGCTTTTAGCTAATCCAAACATCGGCAATTACGCATGGGTTCGTGCCATCTCAAATCGCATGCTGGGTATCTACGTTAGTCATCTATTAATCATCATCTTGCTGTTCAATGTCTGTGGTGTATTGGGCATTACGGAACTGACAAAAGACGTTACGGTATTTTTTGGCACCGTATTGTTGAGCTTCGGGTTGGTTGTTGGGATCGAGAAAACGCCATTACGACACGTGCTACTTCGTTAA
- a CDS encoding AEC family transporter translates to MNTLWEQFAFSASVTGPICLMLFLGVMLKRIGLINDNFIDVASKIVFQITLPAMLFLSIVQSDHNFSASSTLVLFALVANFGFFLIATLSTKLLFKESKDQGVIIQGGFRANTGIIGLAYVANIYGNQGVALAAIYVASITVLYNIQAVIALTPKGKDTGDKAIQAIAKSITKNPLIIAIFLGVFCYALSIPIPKMITDAGQYLAKMTLPLALLCTGGSLDISSLKQEKLATWFASSYRLIVSPLLITFAALLLGFNGLDLGLIFLMSAAPTAAASYVMARAMGGNATLAANIIALTTMGSLITCTLGIFVLTAMDLI, encoded by the coding sequence ATGAACACACTTTGGGAACAGTTTGCGTTTTCAGCGTCAGTAACAGGCCCCATCTGTTTAATGCTGTTTCTTGGCGTGATGCTCAAGCGAATCGGCTTGATCAATGACAACTTCATTGATGTCGCTTCTAAGATTGTTTTTCAGATCACCTTACCTGCGATGTTGTTTTTGAGCATCGTCCAATCTGACCATAACTTCTCTGCAAGCAGCACGTTAGTCCTGTTTGCTCTGGTTGCTAATTTCGGCTTTTTCCTAATTGCCACTCTCTCAACCAAGCTATTATTTAAAGAGTCAAAGGATCAAGGCGTCATCATCCAAGGTGGATTTCGGGCTAATACGGGTATAATAGGTTTAGCGTATGTCGCCAATATCTACGGCAACCAAGGCGTGGCGCTTGCGGCTATCTATGTTGCATCAATTACTGTGCTCTACAATATACAAGCCGTGATTGCCTTAACCCCTAAGGGCAAAGACACGGGCGATAAAGCCATTCAAGCGATAGCAAAGTCGATAACCAAGAACCCTCTGATTATCGCCATTTTTCTCGGCGTTTTCTGTTACGCATTGTCTATTCCCATCCCCAAAATGATCACTGATGCAGGGCAATACTTAGCAAAAATGACCTTGCCCTTGGCCTTACTGTGTACCGGTGGTTCGTTGGATATCAGCTCTCTCAAACAAGAGAAACTCGCGACTTGGTTTGCCTCAAGTTACAGACTCATTGTTTCGCCGTTACTTATCACATTTGCAGCATTGCTCTTAGGCTTTAACGGGCTCGATCTTGGACTTATCTTCCTAATGAGTGCAGCACCAACCGCTGCCGCGAGCTATGTAATGGCACGTGCAATGGGCGGAAATGCAACGCTTGCTGCCAATATTATCGCACTCACAACTATGGGTTCGCTTATCACTTGTACACTCGGTATTTTTGTACTTACTGCAATGGATTTGATATAG
- a CDS encoding DNA mismatch repair protein, with product MALRLPPAWAIVLAGLILNIMAIVMSSLVLDEIEAEKAEYNDRKYGNVYSIQLAWNTIETLERKREAILIHLDKPETVQPAGVLDEALRGQLRRWVNSEVPNISLANLPKLMMLINSAQEAQRTRIDDYYLDNLTLVELIQKIDEKMDFYKNIALFLQVFGLALILARDLARRP from the coding sequence ATGGCGTTGCGCCTTCCTCCTGCTTGGGCAATTGTCCTCGCAGGCTTGATACTCAATATCATGGCGATTGTCATGTCGAGCTTAGTGCTCGATGAAATTGAAGCTGAGAAAGCGGAATACAACGATCGAAAATACGGCAATGTTTACTCAATACAACTCGCTTGGAATACGATCGAAACCCTAGAGCGCAAGCGTGAAGCGATTCTGATTCACCTTGATAAACCGGAAACAGTGCAGCCAGCAGGGGTTCTCGATGAAGCATTGCGCGGGCAGCTTAGGCGTTGGGTAAATAGCGAAGTGCCAAATATTTCTTTGGCTAACTTACCGAAACTGATGATGTTGATAAACAGTGCTCAAGAAGCGCAACGAACTCGAATCGATGACTACTATTTAGATAACCTGACCTTGGTTGAGTTAATCCAAAAGATTGATGAGAAAATGGATTTTTATAAGAACATAGCCCTGTTTCTTCAGGTGTTTGGTTTGGCGCTTATCCTAGCTCGTGACCTCGCGAGAAGACCTTAG
- a CDS encoding MAPEG family protein — protein sequence MVTALYAALLTVVMIWLAIEVIKQRRINLVAHADGGVESLQVARSAQSNAMDYIPITVILMGLLEMNGAGVWLIHVLGVAFILGRVIHAKGILAKNFKGRKAGMVITLICMISLIVLNLAYLPFDKMF from the coding sequence ATGGTTACAGCACTTTATGCAGCCTTGCTGACGGTTGTAATGATTTGGTTAGCGATTGAGGTGATTAAGCAAAGGCGAATCAATCTTGTTGCTCATGCTGACGGTGGTGTTGAGTCGTTACAGGTAGCACGTTCGGCGCAAAGTAACGCAATGGATTACATCCCAATTACGGTGATTTTGATGGGATTGTTAGAAATGAATGGTGCCGGTGTGTGGCTGATTCATGTACTTGGTGTGGCGTTTATTCTAGGGCGAGTTATTCATGCAAAAGGCATTTTGGCAAAGAATTTCAAAGGTCGAAAAGCAGGTATGGTTATAACGCTTATCTGCATGATCTCTTTGATTGTCCTAAACTTAGCTTATCTACCTTTTGATAAAATGTTCTAG
- a CDS encoding TetR/AcrR family transcriptional regulator, producing MSKGKITKEYILSHAFALASENGLESLTIGELAKQCGMSKSGLFAHFNSKENLQLSVLEYSNAIFTDRVIIPARELGDADIEAKLKQLLDNWLGWNHSFQGSCMFIDAWKDAGSETSVIQKALQKTISVWIDYLTIQVAKAVESKQFRSDLDPKQATFELYGLYLSANLFYSLRGQQASHTHFWSGVERLIASWKAV from the coding sequence ATGAGTAAGGGAAAGATAACTAAAGAGTATATTTTGAGCCATGCATTCGCGCTTGCGAGTGAGAATGGACTTGAGAGTTTGACCATTGGCGAGTTAGCCAAGCAGTGTGGCATGTCTAAGAGTGGCTTGTTTGCGCACTTCAACTCTAAAGAGAATCTACAACTCTCTGTACTTGAGTACTCCAATGCTATCTTTACCGATCGAGTCATCATTCCAGCAAGAGAGCTTGGTGATGCTGACATTGAAGCGAAATTAAAACAGCTGCTCGATAACTGGTTAGGGTGGAACCACTCATTCCAAGGCAGTTGCATGTTTATAGATGCATGGAAAGACGCTGGCAGTGAAACGTCAGTGATTCAGAAGGCGCTGCAGAAAACCATTTCGGTTTGGATTGATTACTTGACGATTCAAGTAGCCAAAGCGGTTGAGAGCAAACAGTTTAGATCCGATTTAGATCCTAAGCAGGCGACTTTTGAATTGTATGGGCTCTACTTGAGCGCGAACTTGTTCTATTCATTACGAGGCCAACAAGCGAGCCATACCCATTTTTGGAGTGGCGTAGAGCGCTTAATCGCCAGCTGGAAAGCGGTTTAA
- a CDS encoding glycosyl hydrolase family 18 protein, translating to MIRINTCAASIALALSGTALAAPTAPSIDMYGSNNLQFSKIELAMETTSGYNQMVKYHDNAKVDVKFNQWSGTSGNTYNIYFDGVKVATGPITGSQTTASFEYGQGGLFEMEIEACDETGCSKSAPAQITIADTDGSHLAPLAMNIDPNNKSYNTDPNTVVGTYFVEWGIYGRDYTVDNLPADNLTHILYGFIPICGPNESVKSVGGNSYNALMTACQGVNDYEVVIHDPWAAFQKSFPQAGHEYSSPIKGNYAMMMALKQRNPDLKIIPSIGGWTLSDPFFDFTTKANRDTFVASVKKFLNTWKFYDGVDIDWEFPGGGGAAPELGDPVNDGPAYIALMAELRVMLDELEAENGRTYELTSAIGVGHDKIEDVNYGDAIQYMDYIFAMTYDFYGGWNNVLGHQTALNCGNFMRPGQCDGTGLDENGEQYTGPAYTTDNGIQLLLQQGVPANKLVVGTAMYGRGWEGVLPSSLSDPSDPMTGVGNGKLKGSSAQGVWEDGVIDYKGIKANMLGANNQGINGFEYGYDEMAEAPYVWNRTSGQLITFDDDRSVKAKGAYVRSLGLAGLFSWEIDADNGDILNAMHEGLAGGTTEPVNKKPTASAGADQSVEGPASVSLDGSASKDTDGTIASYAWSQVSGTAVTLANASAAVASFDVVEVAQQETLTFSLTVTDNEGATSTDTVVVTITPKDTGPVNTAPVAVVSAPAEVNAGDVVVVDASASNDADQDTLTFTWDVPAGIDATVQGSSVSFVAAEYTQDTTLNFSVTVSDGTETSVAATSVKVLKKTTGGGTCTNAWDSSAVYTGGDQVTQGGKVWEAKWWTKGDDPVNSGEWGVWKEIGPASCAN from the coding sequence ATGATTCGTATTAATACCTGTGCGGCAAGCATTGCTCTAGCGCTATCAGGTACAGCATTAGCTGCACCAACAGCACCTAGCATCGACATGTACGGTTCCAACAACCTGCAATTTTCTAAAATTGAACTCGCGATGGAAACAACTTCTGGCTACAACCAGATGGTTAAATATCACGACAACGCAAAGGTCGACGTTAAATTCAACCAATGGAGCGGAACGTCAGGAAACACTTACAACATCTACTTTGATGGCGTGAAAGTGGCCACAGGCCCAATCACTGGCAGCCAAACCACGGCTTCCTTCGAATATGGTCAAGGCGGCTTATTCGAAATGGAAATCGAGGCTTGTGATGAAACAGGCTGTAGCAAGAGTGCTCCCGCTCAGATCACCATCGCCGATACCGATGGCTCACACTTAGCACCACTTGCGATGAACATTGATCCAAACAACAAGTCATACAATACAGACCCAAACACAGTAGTGGGTACTTACTTTGTTGAATGGGGCATCTATGGCCGTGATTACACCGTTGATAACCTACCCGCTGACAACTTGACCCATATCCTTTATGGCTTCATCCCAATTTGTGGTCCTAATGAATCAGTGAAGTCTGTTGGCGGTAACAGCTACAACGCACTCATGACTGCTTGTCAGGGCGTTAACGATTACGAAGTGGTGATTCATGACCCATGGGCAGCTTTCCAGAAAAGTTTCCCTCAAGCCGGTCACGAGTACAGCTCACCTATCAAGGGTAACTACGCAATGATGATGGCGCTCAAACAGCGTAATCCTGATTTGAAAATCATCCCATCTATTGGTGGTTGGACACTGTCTGACCCGTTCTTCGATTTCACTACAAAAGCCAACCGCGACACGTTCGTTGCATCGGTTAAGAAATTCCTCAACACATGGAAATTCTACGACGGTGTAGATATCGATTGGGAATTCCCTGGTGGAGGTGGTGCAGCTCCCGAACTTGGTGACCCTGTGAACGATGGCCCTGCTTACATTGCACTGATGGCAGAACTGCGCGTGATGCTAGATGAGCTAGAAGCTGAGAACGGCCGTACTTACGAGCTAACATCAGCAATCGGTGTGGGTCACGATAAGATTGAAGACGTGAACTACGGTGATGCTATCCAGTACATGGATTACATCTTCGCAATGACTTACGACTTCTACGGCGGTTGGAACAACGTGTTGGGTCACCAAACAGCGCTCAACTGCGGTAACTTCATGCGTCCTGGTCAATGTGATGGCACTGGGCTTGATGAAAATGGCGAACAGTACACTGGTCCAGCTTACACCACTGACAACGGTATCCAATTACTGCTTCAGCAAGGCGTCCCTGCAAACAAACTTGTTGTTGGTACAGCCATGTACGGTCGTGGTTGGGAAGGCGTATTACCATCATCACTGTCTGATCCTAGCGACCCTATGACAGGCGTAGGTAACGGCAAGCTGAAAGGCAGTTCTGCACAAGGTGTATGGGAAGATGGCGTTATCGATTACAAAGGCATTAAAGCGAACATGCTTGGTGCAAACAACCAAGGCATCAACGGCTTTGAATATGGTTACGACGAGATGGCGGAAGCGCCTTACGTTTGGAACCGCACTTCAGGTCAGCTAATCACATTTGATGACGACCGATCTGTTAAAGCAAAAGGCGCGTACGTGCGTAGCCTTGGCCTTGCGGGTCTGTTCTCTTGGGAAATTGATGCGGATAACGGCGACATCCTAAATGCAATGCACGAAGGTTTAGCAGGTGGCACTACAGAGCCTGTGAACAAGAAACCAACCGCATCAGCAGGTGCAGACCAATCTGTTGAAGGCCCAGCTTCTGTTTCTCTAGACGGCAGCGCTTCAAAAGACACTGATGGCACAATTGCTAGTTACGCTTGGTCTCAAGTGAGCGGTACAGCAGTAACACTGGCTAACGCGAGTGCTGCGGTTGCAAGCTTCGATGTTGTTGAAGTCGCTCAGCAAGAAACACTAACCTTCAGCCTAACGGTAACGGACAACGAAGGTGCTACTTCAACTGACACGGTTGTTGTAACGATAACCCCTAAAGACACGGGCCCAGTGAATACAGCACCCGTTGCGGTTGTTTCAGCTCCAGCTGAAGTTAATGCGGGTGATGTAGTCGTGGTTGATGCTTCGGCTTCGAATGATGCAGACCAAGACACATTGACCTTCACCTGGGATGTACCTGCTGGTATTGATGCAACAGTTCAAGGTTCTTCAGTGAGCTTTGTCGCAGCAGAATACACGCAAGATACCACGCTGAACTTCTCTGTAACGGTAAGTGATGGCACAGAGACGTCGGTAGCGGCTACTTCTGTGAAAGTTCTTAAGAAAACGACAGGCGGCGGTACATGTACTAACGCTTGGGATTCAAGTGCGGTCTACACTGGTGGCGACCAAGTAACCCAAGGCGGTAAAGTTTGGGAAGCGAAATGGTGGACTAAAGGTGACGACCCAGTTAACTCTGGTGAGTGGGGCGTATGGAAAGAGATCGGCCCAGCAAGCTGTGCTAACTAA
- the ppnP gene encoding pyrimidine/purine nucleoside phosphorylase has translation MIKENTYFEGGVKSLAFNQSGADVSVGVMAAGEYTFGTAAPEKMTVVKGALIVKRVGDDDWTTYQSGESFDVAGDSSFDLQVKEATAYLCEYL, from the coding sequence ATGATTAAAGAAAACACATACTTTGAAGGTGGCGTTAAGTCTTTAGCGTTTAATCAGTCAGGTGCTGACGTGAGTGTTGGTGTAATGGCGGCTGGTGAGTACACGTTTGGTACTGCGGCTCCAGAAAAGATGACCGTAGTTAAAGGTGCTTTGATCGTAAAGCGTGTTGGCGATGATGACTGGACGACATACCAATCTGGAGAGTCTTTTGACGTTGCAGGTGACTCTTCATTCGACCTACAGGTAAAAGAAGCGACGGCTTACCTGTGTGAGTACTTATAA
- a CDS encoding DUF2850 domain-containing protein, with translation MAKKPTKSRDLFANSLLYGFLLAGFIIALTAGYFAYQAHQQSVSPSNVYGTWIEIAAPPYNTDILTLSEKGVMMNHRLITTSFDFDGKIVTINTGSGTTVYTVSGTYDSPRLKRLEPSMPSQQFIKEGYEDTATGDTHSVMQQRRASLAEQFKR, from the coding sequence ATGGCAAAAAAGCCGACTAAAAGCAGAGATTTATTTGCCAACTCGTTACTCTACGGCTTCCTATTAGCTGGCTTTATCATTGCCCTCACCGCTGGCTATTTTGCTTATCAAGCCCACCAGCAATCTGTCAGCCCAAGTAACGTTTATGGCACATGGATAGAGATTGCGGCTCCACCTTACAACACCGACATTCTTACACTTTCAGAGAAAGGTGTGATGATGAATCATCGCCTCATCACTACCTCGTTCGACTTTGACGGTAAGATAGTCACGATCAACACAGGCTCTGGAACCACCGTTTACACGGTCAGTGGAACCTACGACTCGCCTCGCTTAAAGCGACTAGAGCCAAGCATGCCATCTCAACAATTTATTAAAGAAGGCTACGAAGATACTGCGACTGGTGATACCCATAGTGTCATGCAACAACGACGCGCTTCCTTAGCTGAGCAATTCAAAAGATAA
- a CDS encoding alpha/beta hydrolase has product MSDKIYFNTSNKFSFKRSLIGATTNLHYIIAPSHAKKTARKLLLTPMRTEQKNADPQGLIKSEIKGRDGVLKTYSLGTGPVWVLTHGWSGTASQFFPLMEYIAAKGFTAMAYDHPAHGGSDGVHGHIPAFVNGLEAILDSVGEVAGLVGHSMGTASALECKHVKLENKPLLLIAPVLDYLENLFGSVARSGYSMKLFEAVVGEVEEQFNYPIQSVDPYGKLALRQSQTIIVHDEQDKFTKFDVSQRAANEMDRVTLIATQGQGHGRVMKCPQVFESFDNLVEFS; this is encoded by the coding sequence ATGAGTGATAAAATCTATTTTAATACATCGAATAAATTCAGCTTCAAGCGTAGTCTGATTGGTGCAACCACCAATCTGCATTACATCATAGCACCGAGCCATGCGAAGAAAACCGCGCGTAAATTGCTACTCACTCCGATGCGAACTGAGCAGAAAAATGCTGATCCTCAAGGGCTTATTAAGAGTGAAATCAAAGGTCGTGATGGCGTTTTAAAAACGTATTCTCTGGGGACTGGCCCCGTTTGGGTGCTAACTCACGGTTGGTCGGGTACCGCGAGTCAGTTCTTCCCTTTGATGGAGTATATTGCCGCTAAAGGCTTTACCGCGATGGCTTACGATCATCCTGCTCATGGTGGCAGCGATGGTGTACATGGTCATATTCCTGCGTTTGTGAACGGTCTTGAAGCCATTCTTGATTCGGTGGGGGAGGTAGCAGGTTTGGTCGGTCACAGTATGGGTACGGCTTCTGCGTTGGAATGTAAGCACGTTAAATTGGAAAACAAACCGCTGTTGCTGATTGCTCCAGTGCTGGATTATCTCGAAAACCTATTTGGCAGTGTTGCGCGTTCAGGTTACTCAATGAAACTATTCGAGGCGGTAGTCGGAGAAGTAGAAGAGCAGTTTAACTACCCAATTCAGTCTGTTGATCCTTATGGCAAGCTAGCGCTTCGTCAGTCTCAGACCATCATTGTGCATGACGAGCAAGATAAGTTTACTAAGTTTGATGTGTCTCAGCGTGCTGCGAATGAAATGGATCGCGTTACCTTGATTGCCACTCAAGGCCAAGGCCATGGTCGAGTAATGAAATGTCCACAAGTGTTTGAGAGCTTTGATAACTTGGTTGAGTTTAGCTAA
- a CDS encoding START domain-containing protein codes for MILPRILALGLCLFSTLSYATPWQFVKSGDGITIHKRNHGNGLVEVRAQMQVETSYSGFLLLLEDSDNVPNWIDNVSHSEVLMQISSNENIVYTQFKAPWPARDRDMVTYSKYEVEDGQFTLTIKDASNYLAKESGYIRINEVDALWVLQPLTNGLTHITYTAYANAGGILPDWLMNRLSANNAFSTFKKLKDQLPTYQEQQHPNLPNESR; via the coding sequence ATGATATTACCTAGGATTTTGGCACTCGGACTCTGTCTATTTTCAACGCTCTCTTATGCGACTCCGTGGCAGTTCGTTAAAAGTGGAGATGGCATCACCATTCATAAGCGTAATCATGGGAATGGTCTTGTTGAAGTTCGAGCCCAAATGCAGGTCGAAACGAGCTACTCAGGTTTTCTATTATTATTGGAAGACAGCGATAACGTGCCGAATTGGATCGACAATGTGTCGCACAGTGAAGTATTAATGCAAATCTCTAGCAATGAGAATATCGTCTACACACAGTTCAAAGCTCCTTGGCCTGCTCGCGACCGAGATATGGTGACATATTCGAAATATGAAGTAGAAGACGGTCAATTCACCTTAACCATTAAAGATGCATCTAATTACTTGGCTAAAGAGTCGGGGTATATTCGAATCAACGAGGTCGATGCGCTTTGGGTTTTACAGCCTCTAACTAATGGCCTGACCCACATCACCTATACGGCATATGCGAACGCGGGCGGTATCTTGCCTGACTGGTTAATGAATCGCTTATCAGCCAACAACGCGTTCAGTACCTTCAAAAAGCTTAAAGACCAGCTTCCAACGTACCAAGAGCAACAGCACCCTAACCTACCAAATGAGTCTCGCTAA
- a CDS encoding YHS domain-containing (seleno)protein, with amino-acid sequence MSHLKSTSQKITLMTALLGASFSIMAADLDMSVDSNDLAIKGYDPVAYFANEGPVKGTPEFTATYKNAIYNFASSENRDEFRANPEAYAPQYGGYCAFGVAMGKKFETDPLAWKVEDGKLYLNLDKSVQKRWLENTQEFIQDANSNWTTIKTVEAYKL; translated from the coding sequence ATGTCACATTTGAAATCGACCAGTCAAAAAATCACTCTAATGACCGCGTTATTAGGTGCCAGCTTTTCCATCATGGCAGCCGACCTCGATATGAGCGTCGACAGCAATGACCTCGCGATTAAAGGTTATGACCCTGTCGCTTACTTTGCCAATGAAGGACCCGTTAAAGGCACACCTGAGTTCACTGCGACCTATAAGAATGCGATCTATAACTTTGCGAGTAGTGAAAACAGAGATGAATTTCGAGCCAATCCAGAAGCCTATGCACCTCAATATGGTGGATACTGTGCCTTTGGAGTGGCAATGGGTAAGAAATTTGAAACCGACCCTCTCGCTTGGAAGGTGGAAGATGGGAAGCTGTATTTGAACCTAGATAAATCGGTTCAGAAACGCTGGCTAGAGAATACACAAGAGTTCATCCAAGACGCTAACAGTAACTGGACAACCATCAAAACCGTAGAAGCCTACAAGCTCTAA
- a CDS encoding 6-pyruvoyl trahydropterin synthase family protein, with translation MNLFVRDLTVIDSSYICEHRGVVGDSWILDVTMSGELNEMSMVLDFSKVKKQIKQLVDQHVDHRLLLPMKSAAIVHQASKAGYSMVDVLRGDKSLHLHCPDEAYCLIDAEAITIESVTAHVYDILRNNLPSNVTGLEITLRHENINGAFYHYTHGLKKHDGNCQRIAHGHRSPVEILVDGQRDEQREQAFAQRWEDIYLGSKEDQVSVSSLNLSEHAQSVNDESHYGFRYTAPQGEFELAIAKSETEILPTDTTVELLAGYIADQVAPSLTENQSLQIVAYEGVGKGAMAFL, from the coding sequence TTGAACCTATTTGTAAGAGACCTTACCGTTATCGATTCTTCATACATCTGTGAGCACAGAGGGGTCGTAGGAGATAGTTGGATTTTAGATGTCACCATGTCTGGTGAACTTAATGAAATGAGCATGGTGCTGGATTTTAGTAAGGTCAAAAAGCAGATCAAACAGCTGGTTGATCAACATGTTGACCACCGCTTACTGCTGCCAATGAAAAGCGCAGCAATCGTGCATCAGGCGAGCAAAGCCGGTTACTCTATGGTGGATGTGTTGCGTGGTGACAAGAGTCTTCACCTACATTGCCCTGACGAAGCATATTGCCTGATTGATGCTGAAGCGATCACTATCGAGAGTGTGACCGCTCATGTTTACGATATTCTTCGCAACAACCTTCCAAGTAATGTCACAGGGTTAGAGATCACCCTTCGCCATGAAAACATTAATGGTGCGTTTTACCACTATACCCATGGCTTGAAAAAGCATGACGGTAACTGCCAGCGTATCGCACATGGTCACCGTTCTCCTGTCGAAATTTTGGTTGATGGTCAACGTGATGAACAACGCGAGCAGGCGTTTGCTCAGCGCTGGGAAGATATCTATTTAGGTTCTAAAGAAGACCAAGTTTCGGTCTCTTCACTGAACCTGAGTGAACACGCACAAAGCGTTAATGATGAAAGTCACTATGGTTTCCGCTACACAGCGCCACAAGGTGAATTTGAGCTAGCGATTGCTAAGAGTGAAACGGAAATCTTACCAACCGATACCACGGTTGAATTACTGGCAGGCTATATTGCGGATCAAGTTGCCCCAAGTTTGACAGAAAACCAATCACTACAAATTGTGGCGTATGAAGGGGTAGGTAAAGGCGCGATGGCGTTCCTATAA